The segment ACTCTGCTCAATGCCCAGCATGGCCGGCCACCTCCATGGCGCTGATACTCAGTTGGAGATCGGTGACGGAGTAGCGCCCGGTGGCGTCGGAGAACAGCCGGTCCAGGGCGTTCAACGGGATGACGCCGACCTGAGGCTCCTGGTCGTAGTACGTGCCCCAGCGCGCCGCCTCGTCGGGCGACAGCCGGCGCGGGTCGGCGGGGCCGAACGGCACGAAGGAGATGCCGGTACGGTCCAGCGTCGTGATGAGGCTCCGGGTGACCGTGCACAGGATGTACTCCATGCCCAGGCACCAGGCGATGATCGGGGTGGCTCTGATCAGTTCGCGGCCGACCGAGGCGCGGCGGGTGGCCAGTGCCCCCACCTCCACCACCCGCCTGCGGTCGACCGAGGCTCCGAGACGGGCCAGTGCGGCGTCCTCGACGCCGGTTTCGAGGTACCGCTCGGAGAACAGCTCCTGGTCGCTCCCGAAGGTGAGCCCCGCGCAGGCCAGTGGCGCGCAGGGCTCCTCCGCCGCGCCGCAGGCCGGCCGGGCGACGATGAACGAGTCGGGCCGGGGCGCCACATCGGCGCCGTATGCCTGGGCGTACACCTCACGAGCGAGGTCTGCGGCGTCCAGCCATGAGCTGGTCGACCGGTGTGCCAGATCGATCTGCACGGTGCTCCCCCCTTCCCCGGCTGCCGGCTTTACTTGGTGCCGACGACCAGAGACACGGAAGACGGGAGCGTGATCCGCTCGACGCCCGACAGACCCGCGTCGGTCAGCCAGCCGGAGATCTCCGGCTCGCTGTAGGTGCGGTCGCCCGAGCAGGCGTACATGGCCAGCGAGAACGCCGCGTTGTGCTCCTCGAGCTGCTCGCCGCGGACATCTTCGAGCACCACGATCCGGCCGCCGGGGCGCAGCGCCTTGGCGGCACGGGCGACCAGGTCCCGGTTCTCCTCGTCGGTGTGGTTGTGCACGATCTCGAAGAGGAAGACCACGTCGTAGCCGGTGCCGAGGTCGCCGCTGAGGAAGCTGCCGCGCTGGAGGGTGATCCGGTCGGACAGCCCGGCCTTCTCGATCGCGGCGCCGGTGTCGGCGAGCGCCTCGGGCAGGTCGAGGATGGTGGCGGAGAGCTCGGGGTGCCGCTCGCACATGGCCATGGAGTGCAGGCCGTGCGAGCCGCCCAGGTCGAGGAGGCGCCGCGCCCCTTCGGGCAGCGGGACGGCGTCGACGATGGGCTGCACGGTCAGCCGCGACTTGACCCGCATGTACGCGGAGAAGTCCCGCCCGGCCTCGGGGTTGTCGGCCCAGCGGTCCCAGAGGGACTGGGCGGGCTTGCCGTCCCGTACGGCCTGCGGAAGTTCCCACATCACGTTGATGAGTTCGTACGCCCACAGCAGCGCCGGGGTGAAGTCGTACTCGGCGTTCTTGCCCAGCCAGCGTTCGGCGATCGGGCCGTTGCGGTAGCGCCCGTCCTCCAGGGTCAGCCAGCCGAGGACGGCGGCGACGTCGGCGACCGCGCGGGTGCCGTCCGTGCTCGCGCCGATCGCGGCGGCCAGCTCGTCGAGGGTCTTGGGGCCGTCCTCCTCCAGGGTGCGGAAGATGCCGAGCTTGGCGGCGGAAGTGAGCGCCGCGTAGCGGATGGTGGAGCCGATCACCTCATCGATCGGGTTGCCCGCCAGTTCGGCGTCAGTGGTGGTCTTGAACATGGCTGATCTCCTCGGGATGGCAGGGAACGGCCGCACAGCGGGTGCGCGGCCAGGACACGCCGTGCGCGCGACGGCCGCGGGCACGGTGAAGGTGGTGGGACTGCCGAACGGGGACGAGCTTCAGCCGGCCGGGACCGGTGGGAGCCGGTACGCCCGGGGCGCGCCGGCTCCGGCTGCGCCGCGAGGGCGAGCGGGAGGTGTGCCACGCCATGGCGGCCGTGGTACCTCACTCCGGGGGACGGGCCTCCGGAGTGGCGTTGCTTCGGGCCGCGAGCGAGGCCCGCCGGCGCCGCACGGCGCCAGGTCGGCACCGGCCGCCCGGACCTCACGGCACCGTGGGGCTCTGTCAGGCCCCGGCCGGTGTGCGGCGGAGCGGGAAGCGGACGGTCGATGGCCGGATGAGGAAGGACTCGCGGAGCCCGTGCGGCGACGTCACGGTGTCTCGGGACGTGCTGCCGGACGCGGAGGACGCCGGGCGGGCCTCCTGGGGCGGCCCGGGGAGGGCAGCGAGGGCCGCCGCTCTCCCCGGCGGCACGCTGCTGACGGCCTGTTCACTCCCCGGGCCGGGCTGTGGGGCTCCAGGGCCGCCGGAGGGCGAGCTGCCCCTGGCGGGCTGGAGCCCGAAGACCCCGCGGTGGAGGGCTGCGATACGGAAGAGGCGGACCGGGTCGCCCCTGGGGGCGCCGGGAGTGAGCCCGGCCATGGTGCCCGCGCCCCCACGACGCGGGCCGGTTCGGCCCCGGCCACCATCGTCCCGATGAGTTCATGACGGCTGGTCATGCCGCGGTGCACCACCCCGGACTGTGCGTCCACAGGAGACACCGCAGACTCCTGACGGCTTTCATCGGGTCCCCCGGTCGCAGCTGCCTCAGTGCGGCTCACCGGGTCAGGCGGACACCTCGTCGAACCCGACGGCCGCGCGTCCCGCCTTGTGGATGTGGGCGGTCTCGGCGATCCGGCGGCCGAGTGCCTCGGCGGTGCGCAGGTCGCTGGCGCACGGGGTGACGTCCGCACCCTCGTCGTTGTTCGACTGGGACATGGCGCCCAGCCAGCTGCCGAGCCGGTTGAGGTCCTCGGGGCTGCCGGAGGAGGTGTTCCAGCCGCCGTACTCGGCGAGGCCGACCCAGACCATGCCGTGCTGGGCGGCGAACAGCGCGATGTCGATCAGCGCGTTGAGCTTGTCGCCCGCCATGTTGCCACTGTTGGTGAAGCCGCCCGCGATCTTGTTCTTCCAGCGCATGTTGTCGCCCCAGACCTGGCTGGTGGCCTCGACGAACGCGCGGAACACGGCGCTGCTGCCGCCCATGTAGGTCGGCGTGCCGAAGATCAGGGCGTCGGACTCCTGTAGCACCTCCCACAGCTCGTCGTTCAGCTCGGCGAGGGAGACCAGGCTTACCTGGGTGTCGGGGACCTTCTCCGCGCCGGCCGCGACGGCCGCCGCCTGCTTTGCGGTGTGGCCGTATCCACTGTGATACGCCACCGCAACCTTGATCTGCATACTTCTCCCCCACCCGGGAACGGAACGATGTTTTAGCTTTCACTAAAGCTGTCCAGAAAGCTTTAGGTGCTGGTTACGCTATCCATGCCCGCACTTCCAAGGCAAGCGTCTCCGGCCAACACCCTGAAAAGAACAGGTAAATCCGCAGGTAGGGGCATCTCGCCCAATCACACCCGCACCTCCCGAAACCTGCACACCACGCCGGACACCCCGCCATGACGCCCCGACGGCGCCAACTTCGAGACGACGGGCGAATCGGGCGCCACGGCACACTTCCCTACCAGACGCACAGGACCCGATCCCAGAGCGCCGACTTGCCGTCAAATCTCTTTTCGGCCATGGAACTTCGCGGAATCCGAGATGGGGAGGGCGCCCTTCACCAGGCCCCGACGGCAATGTGACGCACGTCACATGAGGGGGTGTCATACGTCGAGGGGGCGGCATCCGTGTGCAGGGTGACGGGCCCGCAAGGGGCCCTGACTACGGGGAAGGACAACACATGCGTAACAGGCGAATCCTCAGCACCGCGGTCGCCGCCGCTGCCCTCACGGTCATCGGACTGGGCGGTGCCGCCCAAGCTCACGCCGCCACCGGGGCCGAGGCCGCAGCGCCGGCCGCCGCCTCCGTACAGCACCAGGTCAAGCCGATGGACGGCCCGCCCGGAACGGAGTGGACCGGCAAGAAGTTCTGGACCCTCAGCGGCTGCCAGGCGGCCGGCACCGACCTGGTCAGCAGCGGCAAGTGGGCCGACCCCTTCTGCGACGGCTCGGGCCTCCAGTACGACCTGTGGGCCCGGCCGCTGTAAACCCCTTACGGCTTCCGGCAGTTCACCGGTAGCCGTCGGCAGCAAACCCGAGTAAGCGGCCCGTCCCCGCGCACATCCGCGGTCACGCGGGGACGGCCGTCCCCTCGGTCATGACGAGCAAAACGGCGGC is part of the Streptomyces platensis genome and harbors:
- a CDS encoding flavodoxin family protein — translated: MQIKVAVAYHSGYGHTAKQAAAVAAGAEKVPDTQVSLVSLAELNDELWEVLQESDALIFGTPTYMGGSSAVFRAFVEATSQVWGDNMRWKNKIAGGFTNSGNMAGDKLNALIDIALFAAQHGMVWVGLAEYGGWNTSSGSPEDLNRLGSWLGAMSQSNNDEGADVTPCASDLRTAEALGRRIAETAHIHKAGRAAVGFDEVSA
- a CDS encoding thermostable hemolysin; protein product: MQIDLAHRSTSSWLDAADLAREVYAQAYGADVAPRPDSFIVARPACGAAEEPCAPLACAGLTFGSDQELFSERYLETGVEDAALARLGASVDRRRVVEVGALATRRASVGRELIRATPIIAWCLGMEYILCTVTRSLITTLDRTGISFVPFGPADPRRLSPDEAARWGTYYDQEPQVGVIPLNALDRLFSDATGRYSVTDLQLSISAMEVAGHAGH
- a CDS encoding methyltransferase; this translates as MFKTTTDAELAGNPIDEVIGSTIRYAALTSAAKLGIFRTLEEDGPKTLDELAAAIGASTDGTRAVADVAAVLGWLTLEDGRYRNGPIAERWLGKNAEYDFTPALLWAYELINVMWELPQAVRDGKPAQSLWDRWADNPEAGRDFSAYMRVKSRLTVQPIVDAVPLPEGARRLLDLGGSHGLHSMAMCERHPELSATILDLPEALADTGAAIEKAGLSDRITLQRGSFLSGDLGTGYDVVFLFEIVHNHTDEENRDLVARAAKALRPGGRIVVLEDVRGEQLEEHNAAFSLAMYACSGDRTYSEPEISGWLTDAGLSGVERITLPSSVSLVVGTK